Proteins found in one Thermopolyspora flexuosa genomic segment:
- a CDS encoding TetR/AcrR family transcriptional regulator, with amino-acid sequence MAGEPDGGRASAATRRRGTVLEQAILDAAAEELKESGYSGLTMDRVARRAGTNKNAIYRRWPSRAALAVAAYGRMTVTEARVPDTGELRGDALELLRAANRHLSSPLGRILLDLLASARDDPDLLAEIQARTGGDGLTGMWLTVLGRAVARGEAAPEALHPRVATVPIALLRNELLTRGVTGVPDEVLVEIIDEVYLPLVRGRGPR; translated from the coding sequence GTGGCCGGTGAACCCGACGGCGGCCGGGCGTCCGCCGCGACCAGGCGGCGCGGAACCGTACTCGAGCAGGCGATCCTCGACGCCGCGGCCGAGGAGCTGAAGGAGTCCGGGTACTCGGGGCTGACCATGGACCGGGTCGCCCGGCGCGCCGGCACCAACAAGAACGCGATCTACCGCCGCTGGCCGAGCCGGGCCGCGCTCGCCGTCGCCGCGTACGGCCGGATGACCGTCACCGAGGCGCGCGTGCCCGACACCGGCGAGCTGCGCGGCGACGCGCTGGAGCTACTCCGCGCCGCCAACCGCCACCTGTCCTCGCCCCTCGGCCGGATCCTGCTCGACCTGCTGGCGAGCGCCCGGGACGACCCGGACCTCCTCGCCGAGATCCAGGCCCGGACCGGCGGGGACGGCCTGACCGGCATGTGGCTGACCGTGCTCGGCCGTGCCGTGGCCCGCGGCGAGGCGGCCCCCGAGGCCCTGCACCCCCGCGTCGCCACGGTGCCGATCGCGCTGCTGCGCAACGAGTTGCTCACCCGCGGCGTCACCGGCGTGCCCGACGAGGTCCTGGTCGAGATCATCGACGAGGTCTACCTGCCGCTCGTCCGCGGCCGCGGACCCCGCTGA